In the genome of Hydrogenophaga sp. PBL-H3, the window TCCACGTGATAGGTCTGATCCACGTGTTCTTGCGCCAGGATGGGCGAGCCAGCCGCCACACGCCCAATGAGGGGCAGCATGAGCTGGGCCAGGCTGGGGAGCGGGAGTGTAAGCTGACGCCCACGTGAATCGTTGATGGAGCGCAGGTCTTCGCTGCGCAGACGGATGCCACGCGATGTGCCGCTGACCAATTCGATCACGCCTTTGCGTGCCAGGGCCTGCAAGTGTTCCTCGGCCGCGTTGGCCGACTTGAAGCCGAGCTCGCTGGCGATCTCGGCACGCGTTGGCGGCGAACCTGTGCGTGCAATGGCGGTCTGGATGAGTTCCAGAATCTGCTGTTGCCGGGCGGTGAGCTTGGGCGTGGTGGCGGGCATGTCGAGCATGTGAACCTCATCGGGGTGGATG includes:
- the lexA gene encoding transcriptional repressor LexA, translated to MPATTPKLTARQQQILELIQTAIARTGSPPTRAEIASELGFKSANAAEEHLQALARKGVIELVSGTSRGIRLRSEDLRSINDSRGRQLTLPLPSLAQLMLPLIGRVAAGSPILAQEHVDQTYHVERSLFQREPDYLLKVRGMSMRDVGIIDGDLLAVKSAKEAKNGQIVVARLGDDVTVKRFMRRQNVIELHAENPDYKTIVVEPGEPFEIEGLAVGLIRNSFQL